Proteins encoded by one window of Pseudonocardia alni:
- the rpmH gene encoding 50S ribosomal protein L34 yields the protein MSKRTFQPNNRRRAKTHGFRLRMRTRAGRAILAARRRKGRGNLSA from the coding sequence GTGAGCAAGCGTACTTTCCAGCCGAACAACCGCCGCCGGGCCAAGACGCACGGCTTCCGGCTGCGCATGCGCACCCGCGCCGGCCGCGCGATCCTCGCCGCGCGCCGTCGCAAGGGGCGCGGCAACCTCTCGGCCTGA
- the dnaA gene encoding chromosomal replication initiator protein DnaA, translating into MTDQPGDLGAVWNRVIADLSGASAESGTPALSPQQRAFLRLTRPLGLLDGTALLAAPSEFAKDAIERILRRPISDALGRHLGVAVNLAVVVDASAASGGTEVPDPPGFGMHRGVTAGDSVRDTGTGDRAGDDPAASADGDHGTRPAHYRPAREHAPADGTGPDTGPQAGVDGGYGNGVADGARRDDAGPSGIDRGWSAEPAPSSSGGWAPQPTGRPEPGPREGQTSWPAYTAPQAGDPVAPRSQTRLNERYTFDTFVIGASNRFSHAAAVAVAEAPARAYNPLFIWGESGLGKTHLLHAVGHYAQRLFPGMRVRYVSTEEFTNDFINSLRDDRKVAFQRRYRDVDVLLVDDIQFLEGKEGTQEEFFHTFNTLHNANKQIVVSSDRPPKRLETLEDRMRTRFEWGLITDIQPPELETRIAILRKKAAQDRLAVPGEVLEFIAERIERNIRELEGALIRVTAFASLNRQAVDTQLAEIVLRDLIPDSAASEITAPTIMAVTAEFFGLTLDELSGPGKTKALAQARQIAMYLCRELTDLSLPRIGQTFGGRDHTTVMHADKKIRNEISLRRKTFEQVQELTARIKLRARH; encoded by the coding sequence ATGACCGACCAGCCGGGCGATCTCGGCGCGGTCTGGAACCGGGTCATCGCCGATCTCTCCGGCGCGTCGGCCGAGTCCGGCACACCCGCCCTCTCCCCGCAGCAGCGCGCGTTCCTGCGCCTGACCCGTCCCCTCGGCCTGCTCGACGGCACCGCACTGCTCGCCGCGCCGAGCGAGTTCGCGAAGGACGCCATCGAGCGGATCCTGCGCAGGCCGATCAGCGACGCCCTCGGCCGCCACCTCGGTGTCGCGGTCAACCTCGCCGTCGTCGTCGACGCCTCCGCGGCGTCCGGCGGCACCGAGGTCCCCGACCCGCCCGGGTTCGGCATGCACCGCGGCGTCACCGCGGGGGACAGCGTCCGCGACACCGGCACCGGTGACCGGGCCGGCGACGACCCGGCCGCGTCGGCCGACGGGGACCACGGCACCCGTCCCGCACACTACCGCCCCGCGCGCGAGCACGCCCCCGCCGACGGCACCGGCCCGGACACCGGGCCGCAGGCGGGCGTCGACGGCGGGTACGGCAACGGCGTCGCCGACGGGGCCCGCCGCGACGACGCCGGCCCGTCGGGCATCGACCGCGGCTGGTCGGCCGAGCCGGCGCCGTCGTCGTCCGGGGGGTGGGCGCCGCAGCCCACCGGGCGCCCGGAGCCGGGCCCGCGCGAGGGCCAGACCTCGTGGCCGGCCTACACCGCGCCGCAGGCGGGCGACCCGGTCGCGCCGCGGTCGCAGACCCGGCTCAACGAGCGCTACACCTTCGACACCTTCGTCATCGGTGCCTCGAACCGGTTCAGCCACGCCGCCGCGGTCGCGGTGGCCGAGGCGCCGGCGCGGGCGTACAACCCGCTGTTCATCTGGGGCGAGTCCGGGCTGGGCAAGACCCACCTGCTGCACGCCGTCGGGCACTACGCCCAGCGGCTGTTCCCCGGGATGCGGGTCCGGTACGTCAGTACCGAGGAGTTCACGAACGACTTCATCAACTCCCTGCGCGACGACCGCAAGGTCGCCTTCCAGCGCCGCTACCGGGACGTCGACGTGCTGCTGGTCGACGACATCCAGTTCCTGGAGGGCAAGGAGGGGACGCAGGAGGAGTTCTTCCACACCTTCAACACCCTCCACAACGCGAACAAGCAGATCGTCGTCTCCTCCGACCGGCCGCCCAAGCGCCTCGAGACCCTCGAGGACCGGATGCGCACGCGGTTCGAGTGGGGTCTGATCACCGACATCCAGCCGCCCGAGCTGGAGACGCGGATCGCGATCCTGCGGAAGAAGGCCGCGCAGGACCGGCTCGCCGTCCCCGGTGAGGTCCTGGAGTTCATCGCGGAGCGGATCGAGCGCAACATCCGCGAGCTCGAGGGCGCGCTGATCCGGGTCACGGCGTTCGCGTCGCTGAACCGTCAGGCCGTCGACACCCAGCTCGCCGAGATCGTGCTGCGCGACCTGATCCCGGACTCCGCGGCCTCGGAGATCACCGCGCCGACGATCATGGCGGTCACCGCCGAGTTCTTCGGCCTCACGCTCGACGAGCTGTCCGGGCCCGGCAAGACGAAGGCGCTCGCCCAGGCCCGCCAGATCGCCATGTACCTGTGCCGCGAGCTGACCGACCTGTCGCTGCCGCGCATCGGGCAGACCTTCGGCGGCCGGGACCACACGACCGTCATGCACGCCGACAAGAAGATCCGCAACGAGATCTCGCTCCGGCGGAAGACCTTCGAACAGGTGCAGGAGCTGACCGCGCGGATCAAGCTGCGCGCCCGGCACTGA